One genomic segment of Arachis duranensis cultivar V14167 chromosome 4, aradu.V14167.gnm2.J7QH, whole genome shotgun sequence includes these proteins:
- the LOC107485213 gene encoding uncharacterized protein LOC107485213, with protein MRRRNDTIIYSRGRPNRRAARGHEDGEGRSERTRQPVIMGVTPFHRSILEVRLPKHFDKPTDMRYDRTQDPLEHLTAFEARMNLEVVGDKVRCRAFPVTLAGPAIRWFNGLPQGSIYSFSDISRAFLAQFTTRIAKAKHPINLLGVTQRQGEPTRRYLDRFNDECLEIDGLTDSVASLCLTNGLLNENFRKHLTTKPVWTMHEIQTVAKEYINDEEVSRVVAANKRQSGYSQARQPGDGERAKEKAREEASNRTPRPFPRVGKFTNYTPLTLPIVEVYQQIAEKGILPKPRPLKDRTGGNKNLYCDYHKGYGHQTQDCFDLKDALEQVIREGKLAAFSHLIREPRRRYRDQDEEGKTRAAKRRQEPEDRDHGLTVINVVTAKNAAPRSRSAKRKDVKVLTVSSPPMQSSKKPPSISFGPEDQWFNDAPENPPMVITARVGTGLVKRILVDTGADSNIMFRNVFDALGLKDADLTTHQHGVIGLGDHFIKPDGVISLPISVGQAQGRRSAMAEFVILRDSTAYNIILGRKTINDFEAIINTKLLVMKFVTDDGSIGTIRGDLETAVACDNASLSLRKKSKEASGVFLADLDARLDDKPRPEPEGDLEKFRIGDEVEKFTFVNKNLPHELKEPLIEMIRANSDLFAWTPADMPGIDPKIISHHLAVKTEARPVAQRRRKMSAERAEEVARQSASLLEAGFIREVDYSTWLSNVVLVRKHNGKWRMCVDYSDLNKACPKDCFPLPNIDALVDAAAGYRYLSFMDAYSGYNQIPMHRPDEDKTAFITPGGTFCYKVMPFGLKNAGATYQRLMNRIFHDLLGKTVEVYVDDILAKTIRPDDLLNDLARVFASLCQHGMRLNPLKCAFAMEAGMFLGFMITQRGVEANPEKCQAILQMKSPGCIKDVQRLAGRLTSLSRFLGASATKALPFFNLMKKGMAFEWTPACEEAFRHFKEILAAPPVLGKPKDGEPLYLYLAITGEALAAVLVREDGKAQQPVYFISRALQGAELRYSRLEKLALALLTSSRRLKQYFQSHQVVVRTDQGIRQVLQKPDLAGRMMTWSIELSQYDIQYEPRQAIKAQAMADFLVEVTGDPSEEVGTRWKLHVDGASNQTFGGAGIILESPIGVVYEQSVRFEFPISNNQAEYEALIGGLALAAEVGARRLEICNDSKVVTSQVNGSYQAKDPLLQKYLEKVKSLSQKFEEVTVHHVPRERNTRADLLSKLASTKPGEGNRSLIQGMTREPAITLHMTILGSSWLDPITDFLEHGKLPSDEKDAAKLRREAAKYAVIQGQLFRKGLNQPLLKCLHLDQTDYVLREVHGGCCGHHIGGKALARKLIRAGYYWPSMMADSKEFVKKCVKCQQNANFARAPASELRLLTVSRPFSQWGVDLLGPFPVGPGKFMWRQVITRFGIPEVVISDNGTQFTDKKFTEFLKGLGIRQRFSSVEHPQTNGQVESANKVILSGLKKRLDNKKGAWADELAAVLWSYRTTEQSSTKETPFRLMYGVDAVIPVEIGEPSPWLLLKGVKETVEKDLVDEAREMAHLTETALKQRMALRYNTKVLKREFEPNDLVLRRNDIGLPTPGEGKLAANWEGPYRVKKVMGKGAFKLERLDGKEVPRTWNADNLRRFYS; from the exons ATGAGAAGACGAAATGACACGATCATCTACTCCCGCGGCAGACCAAATCGCCGAGCGGCAAGAGGCCACGAAGACGGGGAAGGAAGATCCGAGAGGACACGACAACCCGTGATAATGGGCGTCACCCCGTTCCACCGATCTATCCTCGAGGTCCGGTTGCCAAAACACttcgacaaaccaacggacatgaggtacgaCAGAACTCAAGACCCTCTAGAACACCTCACGGCCTTTGAGGCCAGGATGAATCTGGAGGTAGTGGGGGACAAAGTAAGATGCCGCGCCTTCCCGGTAACCCTAGCAGGGCCAGCGATCAGATGGTTTAACGGCCTCCCTCAAGGTTCCATATACAGCTTCTCAGACATCAGCCGTGCATTCCTGGCCCAATTTACAACGCGGATCGCGAAGGCCAAGCACCCTATCAACCTTCTGGGGGTAACCCAGAGACAAGGAGAACCGACAAGAAGGTACTTAGATCGGTTCAACGACGAATGCTTGGAAATTGACGGCTTGACCGACTCGGTGGCCAGTCTTTGCCTAACGAACGGCCTCCTCAACGAGAACTTCCGAAAACACCTTACCACGAAACCGGTTTGGACGATGCACGAGATCCAGACGGTAGCCAAGGAGTATATAAACGACGAGGAAGTCAGCCGAGTCGTGGCTGCCAATAAGCGGCAGTCCGGTTACAGCCAAGCTCGGCAACCAGGCGACGGAGAGAGAGCAAAGGAAAAAGCTAGGGAGGAGGCATCAAACAGGACACCTCGACCGTTCCCCCGGGTCGGGAAGTTTACTAACTACACTCCACTCACTCTCCCCATCGTGGAGGTCTATCAACAAATAGCGGAGAAGGGAATCCTACCGAAACCCCGACCACTTAAGGACCGTACGGGAGGAAATAAGAACCTCTATTGTGACTATCATAAGGGTTATGGCCATCAAACACAGGACTGTTTTGACTTGAAGGATGCACTAGAACAAGTgataagggaaggaaagctagccGCGTTCTCCCACCTCATCAGGGAGCCGAGAAGACGTTATCGCGATCAAGACGAAGAAGGCAAAACCCGTGCGGCCAAGCGGCGACAAGAACCCGAAGACAGAGACCACGGCCTCACAGTGATAAACGTGGTAACGGCCAAAAACGCCGCGCCAAGATCTCGGTCGGCAAAGAGGAAAGACGTTAAGGTTTTGACGGTCTCATCCCCGCCGATGCAAAGCTCCAAGAAGCCTCCCTCCATTTCTTTCGGCCCAGAAGACCAATGGTTCAACGACGCCCCGGAAAACccccccatggtcatcacggcCAGAGTGGGAACCGGCCTCGTCAAACGGATCCTCGTCGACACAGGGGCTGATTCGAATATCATGTTCCGCAACGTGTTCGACGCACTAGGGCTAAAAGATGCCGACCTGACGACTCACCAGCACGGGGTCATCGGGTTGGGCGACCACTTCATCAAACCAGACGGAGTAATATCCCTACCAATCTCGGTGGGGCAAGCCCAAGGTCGAAGATCGGCGATGGCCGAATTCGTAATCCTCCGAGACTCCACTGCCTACAACATCATCTTGGGAAGAAAGACAATCAACGATTTCGAGGCCATAATCAACACAAAGCTGCTGGTCATGAAGTTCGTTACCGACGACGGGTCAATAGGGACCATAAGGGGAGACCTCGAGACGGCGGTCGCTTGTGACAACGCCAGCCTCTCCCTTAGAAAGAAGTCCAAGGAAGCATCCGGTGTGTTCCTAGCCGACCTTGATGCCAGACTGGACGACAAGCCGAGGCCAGAGCCAGAGGGGGATCTGGAGAAGTTTAGAATTGGTGACGAAGTGGAAAAGTTCACATTCGTTAACAAGAACCTCCCACATGAGTTGAAGGAGCCCTTGATCGAAATGATAAGAGCCAATAGTGACTTGTTCGCCTGGACCCCagccgacatgccgggcatagacccaAAAATCATCTCACATCATCTAGCCGTCAAGACGGAAGCACGCCCGGTGGCCCAACGGAGGAGAAAGATGTCGGCAGAAAGAGCAGAGGAGGTGGCCAGGCAATCGGCCAGCCTCCTAGAAGCAGGCTTCATACGGGAAGTGGACTACTCGACATGGCTCTCGAATGTGGTATTGGTGAGAAAACACAACggcaagtggagaatgtgcgtggACTACTCTGACCTTAACAAAGCATGCCCCAAAGATTGTTTCCCCCTACCAAACATAGATGCGCTCGTCGATGCCGCGGCGGGATATCGGTACCTCagtttcatggacgcctactccggttacaatcagataccgatgcaccgtCCTGACGAAGACAAGACGGCGTTCATAACGCCAGGAGGAACCTTCTGCTACAAGGTAATGCCATTCGGCCTGAAAAATGCGGGGGCAacatatcaaaggctaatgaacaGGATATTCCACGACCTCTTAGGGAAAACAGTCgaagtctacgtggacgacatccTGGCAAAAACAATACGACCTGACGACCTCCTGAACGACCTGGCAAGGGTATTCGCGTCCCTCTGTCAACACGGTATGCGGCTGAATCCTCTCAAGTGCGCCTTCGCCATGGAAGCTGGCATGTTCCTGGGATTCATGATAACTCAGAGAGGGGTAGAAGCCAACCCGGAGAAATGCCAGGCAATACTCCAGATGAAGAGCCCGGGTTGTATCAAGGACGTCCAGAGGTTGGCAGGGCGGTTGACCTCATTATCCCGATTCCTCGGAGCTTCGGCAACAAAGGCCCTGCCATTCTTTAACCTCATGAAGAAAGGGATGGCGTTTGAATGGACGCCCGCATGTGAAGAGGCCTTTCGGCACTTCAAGGAAATCCTGGCGGCACCACCCGTCCTCGGGAAGCCAAAGGACGGGGAACCACTATACCTATACCTCGCCATAACGGGTGAAGCCCTAGCCGCAGTTCTGGTACGGGAGGACGGAAAAGCTCAACAGCCAGTCTATTTCATAAGCAGGGCCTTACAAGGGGCGGAATTAAGATATAGCAGGTTGGAAAAACTAGCCCTAGCACTTCTAACCTCCTCACGAAGGTTAAAGCAGTACTTCCAGAGCCACCAAGTTGTCGTCAGGACGGACCAAGGGATCCGACAAGTACTCCAAAAACCCGATCTGGCGGGAAGAATGATGACTTGGTCTATCGAACTCTCCCAGTATGACATACAATACGAACCCCGGCAAGCCATCAAGGCGCAGGCGATGGCAGATTTTCTAGTTGAAGTAACGGGGGATCCAAGCGAAGAAGTGGGTacacggtggaagctccatGTGGACGGAGCCTCCAACCAGACCTTCGGAGGTGCCGGGATCATCCTGGAAAGCCCGATTGGGGTTGTATACGAACAGTCGGTCAGATTCGAGTTTCCCATCTCgaacaaccaagcagaatatgaagccctaATAGGAGGCCTAGCCCTAGCAGCAGAAGTCGGCGCAAGAAGACTAGAAATATGCAATGATTCCAAAGTCGTCACCTCCCAAGTAAACGgtagctaccaagccaaagaccctTTGTTacagaagtacttggaaaaGGTCAAAAGCTTGAGCCAAAAGTTCGAAGAGGTCACGGTCCACCACGTACCTAGAGAAAGGAACACACGGGCAGACCTCCTATCAAAGTTAGCCAGCACAAAACCGGGAGAGGGGAACCGATCTCTCATCCAAGGCATGACAAGAGAACCAGCAATCACACTGCACATGACAATCCTAGGTTCTTCATGGCTAGACCCCATCACCGACTTCCTAGAACACGGCAAACTCCCTAGTGATGAAAAAGATGCGGCGAAATTGAGAAGGGAAGCGGCCAAATACGCCGTCATCCAAGGACAGCTGTTTAGAAAAGGGCTCAACCAACCACTACTGAAGTGTCTACACCTCGACCAGACGGACTACGTCCTCAGGGAAGTCCACGGGGGCTGCTGTGGGCACCACATCGGGGGCAAGGCCCTAGCAAGGAAACTAATCCGAGCCGGATACTATTGGCCGTCGATGATGGCGGACTCCAAAGAGTTTGTCAAAAAATGCGTAAAATGCCAACAGAACGCCAACTTTGCCAGGGCGCCGGCCTCCGAGTTAAGATTGCTAACTGTCTCCCGCCCATTCTCCCAATGGGGAGTCGACCTCTTAGGGCCTTTCCCAGTAGGCCctgg GAAATTCATGTGGAGGCAGGTGATAACGCGATTCGGGATACCAGAAGTCGTCATCTCGGACAACGGCACGCAATTTACCGACAAAAAGTTCACAGAATTTCTCAAGGGCCTGGGTATAAGGCAAAGGTTCTCTTCGGTAGAGCACCCTCAGACGAACGGACAAGTGGAGTCCGCCAACAAGGTTATCCTTTCAGGGTTAAAAAAGAGGTTGGACAATAAAAAGGGTGCTTGGGCCGACGAATTAGCAGCGGTTCTCTGGTCATACCGAACAACTGAGCAATCCTCCACTAAGGAAACTCCCTTCCGACTAATGTACGGGGTGGACGCAGTAATACCCGTAGAGATCGGTGAGCCGAGCCCGTGGTTACTTTTGAAAGGAGTGAAGGAAACCGTAGAAAAAGACCTGGTAGATGAAGCCAGGGAAATGGCCCATTTGACAGAAACGGCGCTAAAACAAAGAATGGCTCTACGCTACAACACCAAAGTACTCAAGAGAGAATTTGAGCCAAACGACCTCGTCCTGAGGCGAAATGATATCGGCCTGCCGACCCCTGGAGAAGGCAAGCTAGCGGCAAACTGGGAAGGCCCCTACAGAGTCAAAAAAGTGATGGGAAAAGGAGCCTTCAAGTTAGAAAGGCTTGACGGCAAAGAAGTCCCGAGAACCTGGAATGCGGACAACCTAAGAAGATTCTACTCCTAG
- the LOC127746673 gene encoding truncated transcription factor CAULIFLOWER D-like, translated as MQVMFSKRRSGLLKKANEISVLCDAEVALIVFSTKGKLFEYSSDPWIAFSFPLILHVKYVGTVTMLGTSGSHPCGFCDFHMQNVKLLAKGVTAVRTVIVAAGKMAFSSTLIRDFGGGSGKEIYNNHFIQYKQFQ; from the exons ATGCAAGTCATGTTCTCAAAGAGAAGATCTGGTTTGCTGAAGAAGGCAAACGAAATTTCAGTGCTATGCGATGCCGAAGTTGCACTCATCGTCTTCTCTACCAAAGGTAAGCTCTTTGAATATTCCAGCGATCCATG gattgccttcagcTTTCCTCTGATATTACATGTTAAATATGTGGGAACTGTTACCATGttgggaacctctggttctcacccatgcggattttgtgattttcataTGCAGAACGTGAAGCTCCTCGCtaag ggtgttacagcaGTAAGGACAGTTATAGTAGCAGCAGGGAAGATGGCCTTCTCTTCCACCTTGATTCGTGATTTCGGCGGCGGCAGCGGCAAGGAAATTTACAATAATCACTTTATCCAATACAAACAGTTTCAGTGA